The sequence atgaagtaaccattgaagtcctgacagctgacgcagagaccaccggttgaaccgatgcaatgcaccgatgcctcaccggttcaaccggtgctgaaagaatcttctcctggatgctgacgtcattacaccggtggtatgcaccgatgcaccgtcggttaaaccggtgctgaagaaacttcttctgggcacttgacatcgtctctggtacaaaggacggccattgcaccgatgccctattttagaccgtcggttcaaccggtgcctataggctgacttggcttcgattcccttctgcaccaaagtatcaaggcgtcggttcttccgactaccatcggatgctccgatgccctggcgtcggttcttccggtgctcctgaatcgaagagctttcagggcgctgccctgagacccgcgaggggcggctccccctcttcccccgtccgctaatcgggtagcggaacccccgtaggggcagtccatcgggccttgctacgcctatcttctctttctctttgtcatcacttgaacctaaaagcctgagaatgatcatcttaacaatcatattagtccaagtgttgtgttgtcattcgatcaccaaaatcactcgaaatggcatcaatggtgccatgttcgttacagtggtgggttgacactggtgctaatattcatgtttgtgctgatgcttctttattctcttcttaccagaccggcgggacttcctccttgctgatggggaacggatcacatgcgcgtgttcttggtgttggtacggtaaatctgaagtttacttcggggaagaccgtgcagctgaagaacgtgcagcatgtccccaccatcaagaagaatttagtcagcggctctttactgtgtagagatggtttcaaattagtttttgagtccaataaatgtatcttgtctaagtttggtacttttgttggaaaaggttatgaaagcggaggcttgttccgtctttttttgtcagatgtttgtaataaaattgcatacaatgttattaacgttgatgaaacaaatgtttggcattcgaggctttgtcacgttaattttggttgtatgatgcgcttagctaatttgagcttaattccaaagttcacttttgtcaaaaattctaagtgtcatgtatgtgttgaatcaaaacaaactcgtaagcctcataagaccgcggaggcaaggagcttggcacccttagaattaattcattccgattcgtgcgaaatgaatggagtgttgacaaaaggtggtaaaaaatatttcatgactttgattgatgatagtactagattttgttacatctatttgttgaagtcaaaagatgaagctttacactactttaaaatctataaagctgaagtagaaaaccaacttgagagaaagatcaaaagagttaggtcagatcgtggtggcgagtatttctcaaatttatttactttattctgcgaggaacatggtattattcatgagaggacgcctccctattcacctcagtcaaatggggttgccgaaagaaagaaccgcactctaatggatttggttaacgccatgttagatacagcgggactttccaaggaatggtggggtgaggctatattgactgcatgtcatgtcctaaaccgtgttcctacaaagaataaagagataactccattcgaggaatggaagaagaaaatgccaacactgtcatacttacgtacatggggttgtttggcaaaagtgagtgtgccaataaccaagaaacgtaagtttggacctaaaactgtggattgtatctttctaggttatgctattcacagcgttggatatagatttttaatagtgaaatctggagtacctgacatgcatgttggtactataatggagtccagagatgctacattttttgaaaacatttttcccatgagagatgaaacaagttcatctagacaagagttcatcgaggatgatggctctgctgagccgatagaacacaatgaacatacacttgtaaaAAATCCtaaggaggataacaatgatgctccgagaaagagcaagagacaaaggattgtaaagtattttggtgatgatttcattgtatacctcatagatgatacacccagaacaattgaagaggcatattcatctcctgatgctgactattggaaggaagcagtaaggagtgagatggattctattatgtctaatggaacctgggaggtcgttgaacgtccttatggatgtaaaccggttggatgcaagtgggtgttcaagaaaaagcttaggccagatggtactattgaaaagtacaaggctagacttgtggccaagggttatacccaaaaagaaggagaagatttctttgacacttattcaccagttgcctgattgaccacaattcgagtgttactttccctggcagcctcttatggtcttctcgttcatcagatggatgttaagacggctttcctcaatgaaaagttagaagaggagatctatatggatcagccggatgggtttgtatcaaagggtcaagaaggaatggtttgtaagttgttaaaatctttatatggtctcaagcaagcgcctaagcagtggcatgaaaagtttgatagaactttgacctctgccggctttgttgtgaacaaaactgacagatgtgtgtactatcgctatggtggggctgaaggagtgattttgtgcttgtatgtggataacatactgatctttggcactagccttaatgtgattaaggaagtcaaagagtttttatctcaaaattttgagatgaaggatctgggagaagctgatgttatccttaatataaaactggtaaaagagatcaatggtggggtgattcttacacagtctcactatgtggagaaggtgttaagtcgctttggttatagcgactataaacctgtctcaacaccatgtgatgccagtttaattcttagaaagaacaaaagaataatgcgagatcagctgagatattctcagatcattggttcattaatgtatttagcgagcgctacaagacctgacatctcgtttgctgtaagcaaactgagccggtttgtttcaaacccgggagatgagcattggaaggctcttgaaagagtaatgcgctatctgaaggggacaatgaactatggaattcactacaccgggtacccaagggtactagaagggtatagtgattcaaattggatttctgatgctgatgagataaaggccacaagtggatatgtgtttacacttggtggtggagctgtttcctggaagtcttgcaagcagaccatcttaatgaggtcaactatggaagcagaactcacagcattagataccgccactgttgaggctgagtggcttcgtgagctccttatggacttgccgatagttgaaaaaccgttaccggcaatcctaatgaactgtgacaatcaaacggtaattgtcaaggtgaatagttcaaaggataacatgaagtcatctagacatgtgaaaaggcggttgaaatctgtcagaaaattgagaaactccggagttatagccctggactatgttcagacggctaaaaatctggcagatcagtttacaaagggtctttcacgaaatgtgatagacaatgcatctagaAACTCacgaagggcctggagtatgacttataagctccaaaccgcgggaatgcttttgcagcctagtaccagtgtagggctctggtcaaacttgtttgcacaaaactgacaattcaaggcatagtccattgcacagttgtgaataagtgtagcctttgtcctatatggaagttcaacttaacagtctctgtcgaatactggtatatcaatgagggaatgagggtatttctagtgtggcttgaatttcttggtggggattgttggagtaatgggcttggcccattcattctaaagcattaaaagaatttaaaacccactattaatgctagggaatcaatggttaattccgtaccgggaattgaggaggatctcaaccgacttaaaaggtggacttcgtgtacaccacttgggaagccggtaagaggaggacggtgaaccacacgcgcgcgcgctcgctcgcctcgccgagccgggccgggccgtggccgtggccgtggccgaggccgagacgaggcgcggcgcggcgcggccggccggccggacgggcggtgcggtgcgcgtgcgcggccggacgtgacgtgcatgtgccggtgcggtgcgacgtgatgtgctgagatgagaaggatgttttgcagtaaagagtattaaaacagagggttaatgtcgtcactaatgaccggacattgaaggctctttacgacgtccaggttcgttgaacctaaGGCACATTAACTATggctcatcaaagccattcatgacgtccaggttcgttgaacctgaggcatatcgtgcctatataaaccagcaccctctcctctcatcctcactcatctcaagcactcatccaggtactcctcttcaggagacctctctcttctccctcagctgctttctgccttccccacctctagcactgcgcgcacaggtctagcgagagcagggcctccggaacctctgctcgctgaaggtcctgcacgggacgcgggcaattaggtttttggggagcgtcttgacgcgactgctcgctccctgaacgactccttcgtctacttcccggcgtaaccgctcgtgcgaacgactacttcgtctacttcccggcgtgaccgttcgtgggacgactacttcgactacttcccggcgtaaccgttcgtgggactgcactgcgaacatcttcctgcatcgacatagttcggctacttcgagcaagaccagtcgaatagcatgtctattccagctggtaacggcgcaaccggtgcctccagcACTGGTCCCGTCTTGGGGTACTTATTAAACCTACTCTagtttaattctttgttcatacttattagtgagaataacatgaacacatgcacatatcttatacacacattatcactcatctatatcatgaaattgatattaatatttagaattaaaatataccgaaaattgcctagatatctaacagcATCGACGAACAGCACCACCGTCCCCCTTCCCGGGCtcggccacctccgcctcccggAGCACGCCCGTCACGCGCTCCTCCAGCATGCCTATGTACTTGGTGCCGGCGAGCATCGACGGGATGTCCAGCTCCACGAGGCACAACAGCACGTGGCGAGCAGCGCGAGGAGGCCGACCTCGCCGTGACGCGTGGGAGGCTCCCATGCGAGCTTGCAGCAGGGGTCGCACGCGCGGCACAGCCGCAGGTGCTAGCACGGATTAGCACGCACGCGTCACGGCCGCCGCAGGACCTGCAGGGCGGCGCCGGGTCCCGGGacgctgcgccggcggcggccggggatgtCTCGAAGCAGCAGGACCGCGCCTCCTCCGTGTCGCCGTCGGCGGCACCGGCCCCAATGAGGGCGCCGCAGCGGGCTGCTGGAGGAGCTGGTCCAGCGTGACGCGGAGCCCCACGGCGACGATCTCGTGTCGCGGGTCACGCCCAACCACGCTTGGCCCTCCAGCTCGGCGTTCCGGCAGCGGGCGTGGTCCAGctcggcctccgccgcggcgcgctcgaCGGCGGTGACCACCGCGCgcgtgccggcgccgccgtgcctgcTGGAGCCCCACGCACATCCTCTCAATCTGCGGCGCAACCACAGGAGCGAACAATCAGACGCAATGTCCACTACGAATCAGAGGCCGACCGCCTGATTGATGGCGAGGAGGGCAAGGGACGATCTGGACGGAACAGACCGTACCTCGTGTCTCAAGAGCGCATCGATCTCCACGCCCCGGTGGTAGAGCTGCGAAAGGACGCCAttggccgccgcctgccgttgGTGGACGCCTTGCCGCACCCAATGGCCCAGCCGGAAGAGGAAGCTGCCGGCCGGAGGCGCCGTGTGGGAGGCGGAGGACGGGAAACGGAGGCGGTCGCGCCCCCTGCCGCGCGCTTCCCCGCGGGCCGACGGCCGCGCCCCGCTGCCAAGCCCCGCCCCCTCGCGCGGCCCCGCAGCCGCACCCGGCGACCAGGCGCGTCTCCGCAGGCCGCGgtcgcgcgtcgccgccgcgcgcagcacCATGGGCAGGGGGTGGAGAGGCGGGGACCGACGCGAGTCGACGTAGATTTGGTCCACGGCGAGGCGGCAGAGATTTAgtccgcggcgaggcggcgggtgAGCACCGCGCGGTGGAGGCGTGGGGTCGGGTCGGCCGCGTCATACGCGGCACCTTCTCGCCGCCTCAGCAGGGAGGGGCGGCCGTTAGTGCTGCTCCCTCCACGGCAAGGCTGCCGTGCGGCCCGCTGCGCCGTGCTGCCGCGGCGCCTCCAGATCTGGTGTTAGGCTGCCCGGATCTGCCCATCTATGCCTGGGTCTGGTCCCGAAAATAGCGGATCTGGCCCGGaggcaaccgccgccgccgccgccaccgccaccatcaCCGGGAGCGACATGGAGGAAAGGAGAGAGACGGGTGCTGTAGTGGTTATTTCAAATAATTTTGAATTTCTGGGAGAGACGGGCCGTGTGCGCTATTTATTAGCCTACCCAATGTATGTATCACGAATTAAATTATTAATCGAGTACACAACGGAGCATCTCCATCTGGACCGGCATCCCATTAGATGCATGTCACATCGTATGGAATACGTATCTGCACCCTTCACTGTTGACGGCTTGAGTACATGATAGGCGGCCAGATTAGTTACTGACAATAGCACAAATCTCGGAGCACATATCAATGGTACAGATACCGTCTACCTGGGTACCCTAGTACATGGATCGATTAGGAGGAGCAGTCGCTCCGTCCTTGATTCGTTTTAGTTTTCTATACATTACTTTTGCTACATATAgacaatatatatatagatgtatagtaaaatatatatatctaaaaaaaactaaaataaaacGAATTATAATCAAGGACAGAGGTAGTACTGGCTAGCTAGAtctatctagaaaagtcaaaatgaaACAAATCTTAATCCCCATAATCTGCCAGGGGCTAGGGCGTAAGACAGTAAGACATACTCGTGCTCTATCTAGAAGACATGCCTTGTGCCATATTTTCTCTGTTCCATAAAAAGTGCAATTCTGTAAAAAAAATCCACAAAGAGTGCAATTCTAGAAATCGAATCTCAACTACCTACCTAATTAAGGGGTCAGATTTGATTTGCATGCTAAAACTAACTTTGtttctctatttctctcaacACACAAGTTATCCATATCATATAGGAACACATTATTTCTGGCGCCATATCAACATCCACTAGGACAATCTATTTATATTTTGAACCAATTTTCTGTGAATGTTACCATGCAATCACCTTATTGTttttactttcaaatttcacgttaaaattttgtttaaaaaattccgcagcaacgcgcggagTATTACATAGTTTAACAAAACTGTAAAACCAACTGAAACCACACGTTACCACAGCCCGAATATCTCGTCAGACATTAAATATTGCATCGAACGATCGGTCGGTATAGTGGTGTCGATCGGTATAACTTTATACCGACGCTAGTTAAAAACGACCTAAAGGACCGGTACGGGCGACCAGAGAGGGGGGAATGAATGGGAGCCCTTTAAAAAATTCTTTTCGATGAGCACAAGGCCTATGTCCCAATTGCCACTCCAATACACCTCTCTTCTAACCGCCAATGTGATACAAGCTAACTCGTGACAAGGTTATCCTATGAACGGTTAGAAAAAACTCGACGTAAACCGACAATTTACCAAAGCGCCGAAGCAAGGATTCACCAAAATGCCGGAAAAACGACACAATGAGGAAGCAAACGTACTGTGAATCACTTTAGCAAAGCTACCAAGAAAACTTCATTTGATCAAGCATGCGAATAGCAAAGCTCAAACACACGCTAACGCAAAGCTTGTCCAAAAGCCAATTAAGAGTCTCACCAAGAATACTAGCACCAATCACTATAAATGAGACAACTTAGCTAAGCATGTAAAGGCCTAAAGGTACTTAGCAAGATCAAGTAGTAGTTAGCTAATTTAATTAAGCATGCAGCACCATTGAGCATTCGTGACAACAACTAATTAAATAGTTAAAGCAATGACAGCAGGAAATAAATGTGAGTGGAAAAGAAACAAGTCATACTGAGTAAATTGCTATTATAGAACTCCAAATAAGTGACTTCGCTAAAATAGAATCCGAAATATTGGCACTTCGGAATAGATGACATTTTGGCTATTTTAATCTCATTTGCAATACTAACTGCATGCGCTGCAAATTTCTTCTTGGGCCACGAGCCTGTGAGCTGCTCTTGCCTTGGGCTGCCGTGGCGCTCCTTCACAGGCCCTGCTGGGCGCGCACCGGCTCCTGGACCACGTGCCCTGCTGCACTAGTGCCTCTCGCAACTCGCTTTGGGCCGCGGGTCCCTGCAACGTCTC comes from Panicum virgatum strain AP13 chromosome 4K, P.virgatum_v5, whole genome shotgun sequence and encodes:
- the LOC120703756 gene encoding uncharacterized protein LOC120703756, which gives rise to MVLRAAATRDRGLRRRAWSPGAAAGPREGAGLGSGARPSARGEARGRGRDRLRFPSSASHTAPPAGSFLFRLGHWVRQGVHQRQAAANGVLSQLYHRGVEIDALLRHEIERMCVGLQQARRRRHARGGHRRRARRGGGRAGPRPLPERRAGGPSVVGRDPRHEIVAVGLRVTLDQLLQQPAAAPSLGPVPPTATRRRRGPAASRHPRPPPAQRPGTRRRPAGPAAAVTRAC